The following proteins are co-located in the Perognathus longimembris pacificus isolate PPM17 chromosome 25, ASM2315922v1, whole genome shotgun sequence genome:
- the Mrpl22 gene encoding 39S ribosomal protein L22, mitochondrial isoform X2 translates to MWYLAKLIRGMSIDQALAQLEFSDKKGAQIIKEVLLEAQDMAVREHNVEYRSNLYVAASTSGRGQCLKRIRYHGRGRCGIMEKVYCHYFVKLVEGPPPPPEAPKTALSHAQEYIQQLRNRTIIHTL, encoded by the exons ATGTGGTATCTGGCAAAATTG ATACGAGGAATGTCTATTGACCAGGCTCTGGCCCAGTTGGAATTCAGTGATAAAAAGGGCGCTCAAATAATTAAAGAG GTTCTCCTAGAAGCACAGGACATGGCGGTGAGAGAGCACAACGTGGAATACAGATCCAATTTATACGTCG CTGCGTCCACCTCAGGGAGAGGCCAGTGCCTGAAACGAATCCGCTACCACGGCAGAGGGCGCTGCGGCATCATGGAGAAGGTGTACTGCCATTACTTTGTGAAGCTGGTGGAggggcccccgccccctcccgaggCGCCCAAGACCGCCCTCTCCCACGCCCAGGAGTACATCCAGCAGCTTCGAAACCGCACCATCATCCACACCCTGTGA